The proteins below are encoded in one region of Festucalex cinctus isolate MCC-2025b chromosome 2, RoL_Fcin_1.0, whole genome shotgun sequence:
- the nsun5 gene encoding 28S rRNA (cytosine-C(5))-methyltransferase, which yields MALYTKAAEILGKFEKQQGALKTLVYESKFANIKQLFALVWEVQKFSSILEEIIVSTRLLKQTKLKMPLAKVLVFDLLMGQGLKCGGSWKALLMKHRSRLQSELALMKVKQKVSRNEDLLPSNLQQPVGNQLPRYARVNNLKTTMADTVDYLKRDGFTYKGEASKLDDLTLTAKEFVKDLHLPDVLVFPPKTDFHDHFLYKAGHIILQDKASCLPAFLLSAPPGSHVIDACAAPGNKSSHLAAIMKNTGKLFAFDLDAKRLTTMSTLLLRAGVTCHQLANQDFLKVDPDGKSYGDVEYILLDPSCSGSGMVCLQDRPSADPEKEASRLASLASFQLRCLNHGLRFPRLKRLVYSTCSVHRQENEEVVTACLQQNPGFRLVPLLAEWPERGLPPLSQCLRASVNGTRTHGFFVALLERCNKVENLMPQVTVQIRHPEMTAVCPLACDKTTEATPNESEASEREDKARAAEDSAPSEKKTKKRRKRKKKSGGATTELKD from the exons ATGGCGCTGTACACGAAAGCCGCTGAAATCCTCGGCAAATTTGAGAAGCAACAGGGTGCGCTCAAAACGCTGGTGTACGAAAGTAAATTCGCCAACATCAAGCAGCTTTTCGCTCTGGTCTGGGAAGTCCAGAAGTTCTCGTCCATCTTAGAGGAGATCATCGTGTCCACCAGGCTGTTGAAGCAAACTAAGCTGAAGATGCCCCTGGCCAAG GTTCTCGTCTTTGACCTGCTCATGGGCCAAGGCCTCAAGTGCGGCGGCTCCTGGAAGGCGCTGCTGATGAAACATCGCTCCAGATTGCAGTCAGAGCTGGCCCTCATGAAAGTCAAGCAAAAGGTCAGCAGGAATGAAGACCTGCTCCCTAGTAACCTCCAACAACCCGTCGGAAACCAGCTTCCCAGGTACGCGCGTGTCAACAACCTGAAGACCACCATGGCGGACACCGTGGACTACCTCAAGAGGGACGGCTTCACCTATAAGGGGGAGGCCTCCAAGTTGGATGACTTGACCCTAACAGCGAAGGAGTTTGTGAAGGACCTCCACCTGCCGGACGTGCTGGTCTTCCCGCCTAAAACGGACTTCCACGACCACTTCCTGTATAAGGCGGGCCACATTATTCTCCAGGATAAAGCCAGCTGCCTGCCCGCCTTTCTCCTCAGCGCCCCACCCGGGAGCCACGTCATCGACGCCTGCGCCGCCCCGGGGAATAAAAGCAGCCACCTGGCCGCCATCATGAAGAACACAGGAAAGTTGTTCGCCTTCGATTTGGACGCCAAGCGTCTGACCACCATGTCCACCCTGCTGCTGCGAGCGGGCGTCACCTGTCATCAGCTGGCCAATCAGGACTTCCTGAAGGTGGACCCGGACGGCAAGTCGTACGGGGACGTCGAGTACATCCTGCTCGATCCCTCGTGCAGTGGATCAG GCATGGTGTGTCTCCAGGACCGCCCGTCTGCCGACCCTGAAAAGGAGGCGTCTCGTCTGGCTTCGCTGGCCTCCTTCCAGCTGCGTTGCCTGAACCACGGCCTCCGGTTCCCTCGCCTGAAGCGCCTCGTCTACTCCACCTGCTCCGTCCACAGGCAGGAGAACGAGGAGGTCGTAACCGCTTGTCTCCAGCAGAATCCCGGCTTCAG GCTGGTTCCTCTGCTGGCGGAGTGGCCAGAACGAGGCCTGCCGCCCCTCTCTCAGTGTCTCCGAGCAAGCGTCAACGGGACGCGCACGCATGGATTCTTTGTGGCCCTGCTGGAGAGATGCAACAAAGTCGAGAATCTGATGCCGCAAGTCACGGTCCAGATAAG GCATCCGGAGATGACGGCGGTCTGCCCACTCGCCTGTGATAAGACCACTGAAGCCACTCCCAACGAGTCTGAAGCTTCTGAGCGCGAGGACAAAGCGAGGGCTGCTGAAGATAGCGCGCCAAGCGAAAAGAAGaccaaaaaaaggagaaaacggAAGAAGAAAAGCGGAGGTGCGACAACAGAATTAAAAGACTGA